In Anolis sagrei isolate rAnoSag1 chromosome 5, rAnoSag1.mat, whole genome shotgun sequence, the DNA window ttgtgtgtcatccgcataaagatggcacccaactccaaaaccccggatgacctctcccagcggtttcatgtagatgttgaaaagcatgggagacaaaatagagccttgcgggaccccacaggtcaaaggccaggggtccgagcaggcgtctcccagcttcaccatctgggttcgtccctccaggaaggaccggagccacaacaaaaccatgcccccgaggcccatcccagagagacgacccagaaggataccatgatcgatggtatcgaaagccgctgagatgtccaagagaaccaacagagtcacactccccctgtccagctctctgcggaggtcatccaccaaggcgaccaaggctgtctcggtgccatggccaggcctgaaaccagactgtgactgatctaggtagttggtatcgtctaagaagctctggagctgggaggcgaccacccgctccagcaccttacccaaaaaagggaggttggagattggcctgtagttactcagcaccgtggagtcaagggaagcttttttgaggagtggacgaaccacggcctgtttcagattagatggaaaaatcccttgctccaacgatgcgttgataatcaatacaaaccaatcaaccagcccctccctggctgatttaatgatgggcacgggtctagagatgaggtagtcgccctcacagccccaagaatctcctccacggtttcaggaagaacaagcctaaaagaatcccacaaagttggacaagcagatgcctccgtcacctcttctggcactgcgatgaaattggagtcgagctcaaggcgtatctgggcgactttgcctgcaaagtggtgtgcgaaatcgcgacaccgagctgctgggtcatcagtgaccccctccaccacaggtggatggaggagttctcccacgaaccgaaacagctccgatgatctatttgctgcagacgctatgcgggtggtcgtgaaagatttcctggccacctgtatagccacggagtaagccttaagagaggctttagcccgtgctcgatcagacacgtcccgagatttcctccatttgcgctctagcccccttctcgtgtgcttcatcacaaccaactccccggtgaaccagggagatggcctgtcacgatgcaacgagatggggcgttcgggtgcgatcgtatctatcgccctggacatctccctattgtagagagtcaccaaggcgtcgatagaatcgccaggctccaaggcaggaagaaccccaagattcctcaggaatccatctggatccatcagtctcctagggcggaccattttaatctgtcctccacccctccAGAGTTTAGgagtcgcagtaagtctaaaactgatcagataatgatcagactaTGACACCGGAagaatgttttgatcttccactctaatcaattcattgtccgccacaaaaacgaggtcaagagtatgtccggcttgatgggtgggaccagatattatttgtgacagtcctatggtcgtcatggtggccataaagtcctgagctgcaccagatagggtggtctcagcatggatgttaaaatctcccagcaccaccaggcgctgggaaaccaaggccgaattagagaccacctctgctagctcagataGGGAggctgctgggtcgcggggtgggcggtacaccagcaggaaccccacactgtcacggctccccaccttcaggtggacacactcaaacccagaagcctgcggaacagcgcatctgatcacggcgatggattgccgaaagactactgcaacccctcctccccgccccccttgtctggcctgctgatgcactccgaaacctggtggacatagctgagagagatttactccccccagctcatccaaccaggtctcggtgatgcatgccagatccgccctctcatccaggatcaagtcctgaatggccacggtcttaccattaacggatctggcattaatcagcaggaccttaagaccaaggggactgccatggagcctaccactacccaccttctccagggtcgcaagaactcttgcgcttctccctgggatgttggtgacccgctattctcctcccccacacgacttgaatgGCACCCCCTTTCTCTGGAACCCTCCCCCTGCTACATGGCCGGGATCTataactagtcagctctcagaggaagaagtcgggttggggaataatctcccttgggcgttaggtaGGGATGTTTCTGATGTTGAGGTAGATAGTgagacatcaagggagctgagtgggctgaataagggAAGTGTTCTCGAGCGGaggagtgtggctggttgagtgggggcgaccgggacagatggggtctcaaaatggtACGAGGGGGGACCCTAACTGGGGAGCTAGTTGTGGAGTTCACACGGGGGCCTGGTGGAACATGGCGAGAAGGAACCCCGGAATCAAACAAGGGGCGTatatgagggtccacaactacccttctgatggcaatgccccatttctttaggccagaTCGTTTTGCCATTAGCTCACCAAGCCAAGAGCTGTCTTCTGGTGTGATTTGAAGATGGGGGGAGCGGTCAAAAGATTGATAGTCCCTCCACgaccacactatggcttttagtcATAGGTAAAAGATCACAGGAAATAAACCTATTTTTAcctaattttgcaatatttatagtataaataagaaaaaaatgtatattccatgctgagttatggagtgaacaatgctcaaacgtgcaggtGTTAAATGtgcagagccttttacaaatttaaggatggaattagattggttcTTATAAGGTGCACTTCtctgtggccgcgtgtcatcaaaaatagccatgtgtgtcagtgctgacacgcgtgtcataggttcaccatcacgggtaTAGGTGGTCCTGAGCTGGAGGGGCCTCTGTGGGTCCACACCAGTATGCTGAATGTATTTGGGAAAGCACCCTTGCCTGCCCCCTTTGCCCCCTTACTTTGCCGCCACCGGCGTCTTCGTGGGCCTCCGTTCGCTGAGAGGCCTTCAGCTTGTCCCAGGTGTCCTTCCAGCGCCCGGGAATCTGGCCCAACTCCATCTCCAGGTTTTGCAGCTCCTGCAAGAGGAGGAGAGTGGCTGCTCTCAGGCTCTCCCCGCTTGACCCTTTGGCCTGAATTCCCTCCGGCCACTCCTCTCTGCAGCCCAGGCCTGACTTTCAGGGAGGGAAATGCAGGGCTCCAGGGACAGCCTCGGTGCTCTCTTTGGGTCAAGCCAAAAGGGGAGAGGTCTTCCGGGCGCCTCCCTGGGCATCGTGGCCAAAGAGGGGCCATGAAAGAGGCCACTGGGCGGTTGACCAGATGGACTGCGGAGATGGCTAATCCATGGGCATCAGCCCCACATCAGAGTGCAGCACAGGAAGCCCTATATCCCACCCCCTGGAGACTCCCAAGGGCCAAGCACAGAGTCCAGTGGCAAAAAGGCCCTTCTGCCTTCCGCACGACCCCAgctgcccttccctccctccctccctccctcccccccttccttctttcccccgaGACCTGCTGACCTCCAGCAGCCGGGAGATGGCGTCTGGCTCCACGCGGCTGCGGTTGTCGTAACAGGGCCAGACGATCCTGCGCCGGCTGGGGGTCGGTGCTCCAGCATCCGGGGGCCCGGGGTCCTCCACAGGCTCCGGCCGGCCCTGCACCAGCTCCCAGTCGTAGGAAGGGCCCTCGGACAGGGTCTCCTGCGTGTAGTAGTCCCAGACCTTCAGGTTGGAGAGGTTGCTGTACGGGCGCAGCacctggggaggaggaggaggagaggccgtGGAGGGTCAAGCGAGGTCTCTGGCCCCCCCACCCTTCCCCTCCCCTGCAGGAAGGCAGCTCCCACCATCCCCTTgacccctgtgtgtgtgtgtggggtgtgtgtgtgagggagcTCACCTCGCTGTCTTCAGGGGCATACATGTAGTTGAAGAAGGCCGGGATCTTCTTGTTCAGCCGATCCACATACTCCCAGACTGACCGGAAGGGCTGCGGCCCCTTGGACTCGCCCTTCTCCTCGTAAAGAAGGCCTGTCAGGAGGAAGCGCACAACCTGGCCTCAGACCAACTCTTTGCACCTGTTTGGGCCTCGAGCGTCtctccccgcccccgccccccaccTGCCCCCCACCTGCCCCCTGCTCGGCCCCTCACCCAGCTCCAGGCGCTCGTAGTCCGAGTCCAGCAGGAAGGTGCGGAAGCGGTTGGAGACAGAGTGGTAGCTGAGGAACTTCAGGTAGTACTGGCTGAACTCAAACTCCATGGGGAACTGCAAGTGGATCTGCAGAGAGGGAGGGGCAGGGGCAGCCGTCACCGAGGGAGAGGGAGAGCGGAGCCCACTGATGCGCCCCACGGCCCTCCCCTCAGAAGCCCACGGGCTCTGGCCAGACCCCCACCTGATGGACGCAATCCAGGAACTGCAGGAAGACGGGCGTGAAGCCCCCGCTCTGGCCGGCCAGCGTCTGCGCCCCGCGGTGGCTGAAGCGGTGGCCGAAGGACAGCCACTCCTTCTCCACCAGCAGCCGGAAGCCCTCCAGCGTGCGGTAGTAGGGGTCCGACAGCAGCTGCACCAGGGAGACCACctgcaggagggagagagagaggggggggaggcagggaaggagggagtgcgCTGCGCACCAGCCCCTGGGTCATGCTCCGCAGGGAGGAGCCACACCGCTTACCTGCGTGGTGATGTCCCAGCCATCCTCCAGGCTGACCAACACAGAGGAGCCCGTGTCCAGCAGCTCCACCACCAGCACAGCAATCTGGAGGATCTTGTGGATCTGGCAGAGAGAGGTGGGGGGCTGAGGTCAGGCTACATAGGGCAGAGCCCACCCCATGGACCACTTGGTCACGAGGCAATGCTCCGAAAGGAGAGGGCATCATCATCACCGAGGGGGCCTTTGCCCACCAACCCAACTATCCCGGAGGAGTCAAGGGGCCACCTTAGGCAAGCAGGAAGGGCTGGGCTCCCCGCCCCCAACCAGGGAAAGCCAAAGGGAGGCGAAACGCCCTTCCGCCCACCGACCTGGGTCAGCCATTCGGACTCCTCCAGAGAGCGCAGGTAGGCCAGGCTGGGCTCCGCAGAAGGGTTTCCCGGCACGCAGGCCTTCATCAGCTTCTTGAAACTGGTCTTGACCTGCCGGGCCTCAAACACCTCGATGGGCACCACCTCCCAATGCTGCAGCGGGTCCGGCTTCACTCCCTGAAAGGGGGCACCGTGTTGGGGGCAGAAGAGGCGTGGCCCAGGCTGCCCAGAGAGAGCGCCCCCGCTCCCCCCCGCTCCCCACCCCCCAGAGAGGCCTACGGGGCTGGGGGCCGCACCCTGAGCTGGGACTTGTCTCCGATGATGTAGAGCGAGGCGCGGTGCTGGCGCAGGAAACTAGCCTCCGAGGGGGAGCCGTTGGGCGGCGCGCCGAGCAGCTCCTTCCCGGCCAAGCGGGAGCCGACCTCCATGTTGAGCGCGTAGCTGCTGGTGCGCCCGCTGGCCCGGATGCTGCCCCACTTGCCTGCCGAGGGACCGGGCGTCAGGGAGGGGCTGCACGTGCGCCCCTGGCTGAGGGTAGAGGGTCTCTCTCCCTTCTACCACACTCAGcccacccccccacccacccacccgcccCCCATTCCGCCCCCACTCTTGGCCCACTTTCGTGCATCTGGGAGCCAGAGGGGGTCCTCCACCCTGGTCCTGCCTGCGAGGGGTCAAGGGGCATGCGGGTGCTTCAGGGTGGTTAGCCCCAAGTGGGGAGGGGGTTAGTGGGGCCGGCCCCTGGCCCGGGCCTGGCGGGAGGGGCACCAGAGGGGTGAGTTAGCGGTGCGAGCGTCACGCATCACCCCGGTTAGTGCCCCGGCCCCGCAGTACCTCGAGGGGACAGGCGTCCCTTCACGGCCAGGCTCTTGGGGCTGGAGAGGGTAATGACCCTGGCTCTGTGACCTAGGGCTGAGAGAGAGGACAGGCGGAGAGCGGCTCCACAGGGCGGGGGAGGGGGCGGGGGAGGGGCAGGCGGACGGACACAGGGACGGACAGAGCGCCAGGGGGCTGTAGCTGCAGAGCAAGGCATGGACGCACACGtgaacagatggatggatgaatggatgggtggAGGGGCCAAAATCAACCAGTGGGGggtcccctctccccctccctccccccaggaTGCAGGaggcccttcctccccccccgcTTGGGAGCCGGGCAGGGCAGCTACTCTACAGCCGGCCGTTGCTCACCTGCGCGGCTGACCGGCCCGGGCCCTTCGTCCTTCCCTCCCATCACCTGCTTCATAAGGGATCCCAGCTTGGGCTGCCGCTTCTCAGAGGAATCTGTGGCACCAACAGAAGGCGAGCGGGCGTTCCAGTCCGGCCTCAAGGCCGCCAGCCCCCCTCCGCCCTTCACCCCCCTCCTCGCCTTGCCCCACAGAAGGGAGCCGTGGGGCCCCAGGAGAGCTGAGGAAGGACAGGCAAGAGCCCGGCCCTCTTGcccagagggaggggggagggagggagggaggggggtaggGAGGGGTCTCCCTGAAGTCTGGCCTCGGGCAACCAGTGGCCCTGCGCGCATGTGCTGTGGGGCAGAGTGTGGGGGCTCCCGGTTGTGCAATGTCAGGGGAGTTTCCTTTCCTCCAGACGCCCCAAATGAGTCAGACAGACAATGAATGAGAATGCAGGATGCATGGGGCTAAACGATGGCAGCTGAGGGGAGCTGTGTGGGGATGGAGGAACGGTGTGTGGAAGGACAGGTGCCATGGCTGCCACTCAGGGGGCCCTCCCCCACCCCGGACCACCCCGAGGCCCATCGTCCAGGCCCAGCGGGCGACCCAGTTTCGGCCATGTCCCCTGCGCCAAGCGCCACTGAGACCCAGAGGGCTTCCCACTCCCAGGTGCATCCTGGAGACGCCCCTCCCTCCTCACCTGAGCTGCTCATGTGGGCAGAAGTGAAGCCGCTGAGGGTATTCCGGCCGCCGCCCGCATCCACGTAGTGGGGCATGGAGTTGATGACTGCCTGAAGGTACTTCTCTTGCTCCAGGCTGGTGGAGTCTGCCTGCGAGGGGCCTGAAAGGAGAGGACGTCCTGAGGGTCAAGGGGAGGGGCAGCCTGGGGACAGAGCAGGGCCTTACCTGGGGCTGAGTAAGGAAGGAGTGCAGGAACGTCCCTGGGGCTGAGGACACCCATGCAGCCAGGGGCCAAGGGGAGGTGGAGGGGCAGCCAGGGGACCGAGGAAGGTCACACCTGGGGCTGAGGATGTCCATAGATCAAGTGCCAAGCGGGAGGTggagggggggcaggggacagtcaTACCTGGGGCTGAGGACAGGAGTAGTGCCAGGGGCCAAGGGGGAGATGGAGGGTCAGCCAGGGGACCGAGGAGGGCCGTACCTGGGGCTGAGGACAGGAGTAGTGCCAGGGGTCAAGGGGAGGTGGAGGGGCGGCCAGGGGACCGAGGAAGGTCACACCTGGGGCTGAGGATGTCCATAGATCAAGGGCCAAGCGGGAGGTGGAGGGGGGGCCAGGCGACAGTCAAACCTGGGGCTGAGGACCGGAGTAGTGCCAGGGGTCAAGGGGGAGACGGAGGGTCAGCCAGGGGACCGAGGAGGGCGTACCTGGGGCGGGGGCATTGGGGGACTTGAAGAGCCCCGCGACGCCCTTCCCGTGGAGCCCGCCAGAGCGGAGCAGGACCGCCTTGGTGCGCGAGTTCCTCCAGGAGACGACCGGGAAGCGGTTCTGTCGGTAGCAGCGCGAGATCCGCTGGATGGTGTTGTCTTGGATACTCTGCGGGACGATCAGGAGCCCCGGGTAACTGTGGCAACagaaagggggtgggggggggcagcTGGGGCTGAAGTGCTTTGCATTGGGGAGAACGCCCCCCCCTCACCCGCGGCTGACCCTGACCCTCAagctccacccccaccccccaccccaccccaccccccgtgGCTCACCTGCGGCAGATGGCGTACATGCGGTTGACGGTGCAGATGCGGAAGGGCTCGTTCTTGGAGCGCGTCAGGCTGTTGCTCAGGGTGCCGAGGCCCAGGCGCTGGTAGTCCCGGCAGCAGGCCCGCTCCACCAACTGGCCCATGGTCATCTTGTCCGAGGGCCGGATGGTCAAGGTGGCGGGGGTCAAGGTGCTTCTGTCCATTTCTTCGGACACTGGGAGGGGCAGCGGGGTGTTAGGCCGAGCTGGAGGGGCTCCCCTGCCCGCCTGCCCCACCGCTGACCAAGGGCTCTGCTCAGGGCAAGGGACGCCCCAATGACCCACTGACCAACCGCCTGCTGCAGGCCCACCTGAGATCTCGTCCTCATTGTCCTCTGGGAAGGGCTGCTGGCCGCCCCCACGGTGCTCCCAGGGAGGAGGCGTGTACTTCTTGCGCGTGATGTACTGGCGGCCAATGGTCCTCTTGGCGTTCTTCACCAGGTTCTTGGAGATGGTCCTAAAGGTGGAGGAGGGGCGGCTCAGCCTCCAGGCTGGGGACCCCCAGGGGTCAGGGGAGGGgggtgaggagaggagaggaggggccGGCCCATTGACTGCCCGCCAGGGTTGGAGGAGCCAAGCAGCGTCCCAAAGGGTCCTGGGCAATGCAGAGCCAAGCAGGGGccaaaggggtgggggtggggcaaTGAGGAGTCAAcactcacggggggggggggggcagcgcgGCAGACACTGGAAGAGAGCGCCACCCCGCCACCAGAAGAGAGTGGCTTTCCTGGTGGGAATGCGCCCACCACTCGAGCCCTATCCCTGCAGCTGACACACAGGgggcccaccccaccccaccccaggaGGGGCCTTGAGAAGGTGTgttgccctccccagggacaggCAATGGAGGCAAAGAGGGGGCAGGCAGGCGGGCAGGCGGCTTGGAagtggggggaagggggaggccCAGAAGAGCGCAGCCCACAGCAGGGACCCAGTGCCACCACCACTGCCGCCACCGCTGCCGCCACAGCCCCTGCCCCGTGGCCCTCTTACGTGGTGGAGAGGCTCAGGCGCCCCAGGGAAGGGACTCCCACCGCCACGCCCCGGAACCTGTCTGGCCCCAGGTGGGAGCTGGGCACAAAACAAAGGCCACAgtcaagggggggggagggggagggagggaggcaggggggGGCTCATGCGCAGCAGtgccaaggcaaggcaaggcaaggcagggCAGGCCCACCCATTCCCCAAAGCAGAGCCCCTCTACGCAGCCCCCACTGCCCTGCCCCCTAGGATCCAGAGACcgtctccccccctccctcccctctcccccccccctcccagtccTGCCTGAGGCCCCGCCCGCACCTGAGGGAGGGGTTCTTCTCCTTGGCTTTGGGCTGCAAGGCTGGCTTGCTCGCCTGGCCCACCGTGAAGGCGAAGGTGTCGGCAATGTGCTGCGGGTAGCGCAGCTTCTGGAGATGCTTCCGGAAGACCTCCACGCTCTCGGAGGCCACCTCCTCGTCAAAAGCAATGCGCAGCAACTGTGAGGAGAGAAGGAGCTCCTCCAGTGAGGCCCAGGCGCGCCTTCCAAGAGCCCCCCGACAGGCAAAGAGCACTGCCCCACAGCATCCTCCCCCCAGCACTGCCCCCCCACACTCCCCTGCCCCTCCCCACTCACCTGGAAGGTGCAGGAGCGCAGCTGCAACTGAGCACAGCCCTCCGGGATGAACTGGTCCACGGGCGCCTGGGCAGTGATCTTCTCCTCCTTGGTCAGCGAAGCCACGGGGAAGGAGCGCACCACCACCTGCTCCCCCACTGAGGAGGCaggaaggagtgagggagggaagggaagcgggggggggcacagggagggagggagggggacaccTTGCCCCCCAGCCCTTCCTGAGGGAGAGCAACCCAGGAACCCCTCTGGCCTCACTCCACGGCAGGACTCCCACTGGCTCGCCCGCCCACCCATCCACCAAAGAGAAGAGCCAGTGGGCCAGAAATGGGGGCCTGAAACAGGGCGAGTTGCTCCGCTTCACCCCACAGACAGTGGACAGCGAGGCGGCCTCCGTACTCGGCCCAGGTGTTCTGCAAGGAGCCAGAGCACAGCCTCTGACCGGGAGGCCTGGAGGGCAGCAGCACTTGACCACGTGCAAACCAGGGCGGAGAcgccagagcagtggttctcagcctgtgggtctctcGCAGATGTTCtagtcttcaactcccaggaatcctaacagcggctaaaccggctgggatttctgggagttgtaggccaaaaacacgtaggaacccacaggtggagaaccgcTGACCTAGAGAAGAGTCAAGCGGCTGAAATGTGTCTGGAAAACGGCAATTTTGAATTGCTTTGCCAATTAGTGAAAAGATTTGGGACTTGGAATGGAAAATACAAAGGATAATGGTGAAGCGCACTGAGCAAGAAagagcctgcccccccccccccccggccgctcTGCGGAGCCCCCTCCTACCTAAGGGATCCACGGGCGTGCCCTTGAAGACGATGCGGTAGGTGGTGAGGAAGATGGCGCCTTCAGCCGGGAGCAGGGGGGGCCCCCCGCCACTGCCCCCCGCCCCCTCTTCCCGGCCGTCCGGAATGAGGAACACGCGCAGGCCGTCCATCACGCTCTCCTCTCCCATCAGCAAGCTGGGCCGCAGGAGCTTCGGCTGCAAAGAGCAGGGGGTCTCAGTGGGGCCGGCCGAgggcgccccccctcctcctcctccggggtGCTTGGTCGCTGCTCCAGCTCTGGGGGCCCTCCCGGCTCTTCTATtccctcttctcccccccccaccccctgctGACCccaatggctggctggctggctcccTCAAGAAGCAGCCACAGCAGCAGCAACTGTGGCTCTAGGgagaagctggggggggggcaccctgaGGAAATctaggggaaggggggaagggggggctCAGTGCCCTTGCTCACCTTTTGTATTGGGGGGAGCCTCTTACTCTCCCGGTGCACGGCGTCCAGGGTCTCAATGTGCATCTGGACTATgtctgaggggggggggagcagggagggagggagcgtcACCCACCAGGCTCCTCccccgtgctgccccctccccacCCACGCGGTCACCTCCGTCCCTCGCCCACCTGGGATCATGACGTGCAGGCCCTTCAGGTGCTCGTTGGTGACGCCGCTCTCCGTGCAGACCTTGTCCACAAAGCGGTTAATGAAGCGCACCACGTAGTTGGCCACGTCGGAGGTCTCGGCGTCCTCAAAGCCGCTCTCCGTGTCGTAGCTGTCGGCCACGCTCCCGGCGATGCTGGGCAAGGAGGGAGACAAGAGCGTGAGGCCTCCGCCCACAGAgggcagccccctccccacagGAGGGCCCTTGGTGGTGGGCTCGGCCGGAGCGGGCACTGccgggagggggagaggggaggggggagggaatggCCGGGCGGGGGGGCGGGGGGCCCCTACCTGTTGGTGATGAAGCTGTTGCTGACGCTCTCTGCGTCCCCGAGGCCAGAGCTGCGCGGGAGGCGGTTCTTGCTGGTGTCCAGCGGGAGGAGCAGGTAGCTCATGCGGTTGGCGTAGTGGATGGCCTGGCTGAAGACCGTGCTCTCCTCCTTCTGGATCAGCTCCCGCTGCTTCTCGGGGCTCATGGTGGGCCACAGCCGGCACTGCAGCGCCGCGATCTCCAGGATGGACCCCTCCTCCTGCTCTGGCGGCTCCCCCTCGCCCGCCTGGCCCAAGGAGAAAGGGGCCCGGGTAGCAACAGGGGTCGCCACcagggcggaggggggggggcggggcaGCTGCCGGACTGACCACAACACTCCCGGGGAGAGCTAGCCCGGAGGGAGGATTCCGCGGAGGGATTCCCTTCCCACATTCCCGTGCACGTCTTCCCAAAAGGGCGccgtccttcctcctcctcctcgttgcccctgcccccccccccctctgaagAGGCAGCAACGGAGTCTCTGTGAGAACTTcctttctgaatttatttattatttatttatttgctttgcttctatactgctgttctcagcccgaaggcgactcacagcggaacacaaaacacagaacacagcagaatacaaacaccaatataaaacagttaataacccaATCTAA includes these proteins:
- the SBF1 gene encoding myotubularin-related protein 5 isoform X4 yields the protein MARLADYFVVVAFSPGKRGNGDGQGQILQRFPEKDWEDNPFPQGIELFCQPSGWQLFRERKPPTFFIAVLTDINSERHYCACFTFWEAVERSQLQSRLRKEEEEEEEDEEEEVAAPVQPAQLFAPKSLVLVSRLDHADVFRNCLGLVYTIYVDGLSTSLETVIGNLLTCTIPITGGSQPDTEDEGGARTISLGAGDRQVIQTPINDSLPISNCSVALLFRQLGITNVLCLFCAALTEHKILFLSSSYQRLTDACRALLALMFPLKYSFTYVPILPAQLLEVLSTPTPFIIGVSSDFQSETQELLDVIIADLDGGTVTVPECIHISLLPEPLLHRTREALSMVLDPGLEIADLAFPPSTISASSLKMQDKEIRAVFLRLFAHLLQGYRWCLHIIRIHPEPVIRFHKAAFLGQRGLVEDDFLPKVLEGMAFAGFVTERGPPYREVDVFDELVANEAQRMQADEGSKVRVLQHIKELAEQLYKNENPYPAVTMHKVQRPTEGSHLRLHQRPFPRLDEGTIQWIVDQATAKLQTAPPVVRAERKCLVPSGPPLGTLMERNGLVLANSARRLEVVRNCISYVFESKMLEAKRLLPAVLRAMKSRPARQCLTQELNLHVQQNRAVLDHLQFDFVVRMMNCCLQDCSTADEHGVAAALLPLVTAFCRKLSPGITQFAYSCVQEHLVWTNLQFWEAMFYGDVQNHIRALYLEGTEENYLEQQAGEGEPPEQEEGSILEIAALQCRLWPTMSPEKQRELIQKEESTVFSQAIHYANRMSYLLLPLDTSKNRLPRSSGLGDAESVSNSFITNSIAGSVADSYDTESGFEDAETSDVANYVVRFINRFVDKVCTESGVTNEHLKGLHVMIPDIVQMHIETLDAVHRESKRLPPIQKPKLLRPSLLMGEESVMDGLRVFLIPDGREEGAGGSGGGPPLLPAEGAIFLTTYRIVFKGTPVDPLVGEQVVVRSFPVASLTKEEKITAQAPVDQFIPEGCAQLQLRSCTFQLLRIAFDEEVASESVEVFRKHLQKLRYPQHIADTFAFTVGQASKPALQPKAKEKNPSLRTISKNLVKNAKRTIGRQYITRKKYTPPPWEHRGGGQQPFPEDNEDEISVSEEMDRSTLTPATLTIRPSDKMTMGQLVERACCRDYQRLGLGTLSNSLTRSKNEPFRICTVNRMYAICRSYPGLLIVPQSIQDNTIQRISRCYRQNRFPVVSWRNSRTKAVLLRSGGLHGKGVAGLFKSPNAPAPGPSQADSTSLEQEKYLQAVINSMPHYVDAGGGRNTLSGFTSAHMSSSGKWGSIRASGRTSSYALNMEVGSRLAGKELLGAPPNGSPSEASFLRQHRASLYIIGDKSQLRGVKPDPLQHWEVVPIEVFEARQVKTSFKKLMKACVPGNPSAEPSLAYLRSLEESEWLTQIHKILQIAVLVVELLDTGSSVLVSLEDGWDITTQVVSLVQLLSDPYYRTLEGFRLLVEKEWLSFGHRFSHRGAQTLAGQSGGFTPVFLQFLDCVHQIHLQFPMEFEFSQYYLKFLSYHSVSNRFRTFLLDSDYERLELGLLYEEKGESKGPQPFRSVWEYVDRLNKKIPAFFNYMYAPEDSEVLRPYSNLSNLKVWDYYTQETLSEGPSYDWELVQGRPEPVEDPGPPDAGAPTPSRRRIVWPCYDNRSRVEPDAISRLLEELQNLEMELGQIPGRWKDTWDKLKASQRTEAHEDAGGGKGASSALLMASGGLSHQRRSLGAYLQESGVGSSAINLSLDSDASSASAPSSGKPGGRRSNTSTLYSQFQPAESENRSYEGTLYKKGAFMKPWRPRWFVLDKTKHQLRYYDSRLDTECKGVIDLAEVESITPGTPTMGAPKMVDEKAFFDVKTTKRVYNFCAQDVLLAQQWIDRIQGCLSDA
- the SBF1 gene encoding myotubularin-related protein 5 isoform X5, with protein sequence MARLADYFVVVAFSPGKRGNGDGQGQILQRFPEKDWEDNPFPQGIELFCQPSGWQLFRERKPPTFFIAVLTDINSERHYCACFTFWEAVERSQLQSRLRKEEEEEEEDEEEEVAAPVQPAQLFAPKSLVLVSRLDHADVFRNCLGLVYTIYVDGLSTSLETVIGNLLTCTIPITGGSQRTISLGAGDRQVIQTPINDSLPISNCSVALLFRQLGITNVLCLFCAALTEHKILFLSSSYQRLTDACRALLALMFPLKYSFTYVPILPAQLLEVLSTPTPFIIGVSSDFQSETQELLDVIIADLDGGTVTVPECIHISLLPEPLLHRTREALSMVLDPGLEIADLAFPPSTISASSLKMQDKEIRAVFLRLFAHLLQGYRWCLHIIRIHPEPVIRFHKAAFLGQRGLVEDDFLPKVLEGMAFAGFVTERGPPYREVDVFDELVANEAQRMQADEGSKVRVLQHIKELAEQLYKNENPYPAVTMHKVQRPTEGSHLRLHQRPFPRLDEGTIQWIVDQATAKLQTAPPVVRAERKCLVPSGPPLGTLMERNGLVLANSARRLEVVRNCISYVFESKMLEAKRLLPAVLRAMKSRPARQCLTQELNLHVQQNRAVLDHLQFDFVVRMMNCCLQDCSTADEHGVAAALLPLVTAFCRKLSPGITQFAYSCVQEHLVWTNLQFWEAMFYGDVQNHIRALYLEGTEENYLEQQAGEGEPPEQEEGSILEIAALQCRLWPTMSPEKQRELIQKEESTVFSQAIHYANRMSYLLLPLDTSKNRLPRSSGLGDAESVSNSFITNSIAGSVADSYDTESGFEDAETSDVANYVVRFINRFVDKVCTESGVTNEHLKGLHVMIPDIVQMHIETLDAVHRESKRLPPIQKPKLLRPSLLMGEESVMDGLRVFLIPDGREEGAGGSGGGPPLLPAEGAIFLTTYRIVFKGTPVDPLVGEQVVVRSFPVASLTKEEKITAQAPVDQFIPEGCAQLQLRSCTFQLLRIAFDEEVASESVEVFRKHLQKLRYPQHIADTFAFTVGQASKPALQPKAKEKNPSLRTISKNLVKNAKRTIGRQYITRKKYTPPPWEHRGGGQQPFPEDNEDEISVSEEMDRSTLTPATLTIRPSDKMTMGQLVERACCRDYQRLGLGTLSNSLTRSKNEPFRICTVNRMYAICRSYPGLLIVPQSIQDNTIQRISRCYRQNRFPVVSWRNSRTKAVLLRSGGLHGKGVAGLFKSPNAPAPGPSQADSTSLEQEKYLQAVINSMPHYVDAGGGRNTLSGFTSAHMSSSGKWGSIRASGRTSSYALNMEVGSRLAGKELLGAPPNGSPSEASFLRQHRASLYIIGDKSQLRGVKPDPLQHWEVVPIEVFEARQVKTSFKKLMKACVPGNPSAEPSLAYLRSLEESEWLTQIHKILQIAVLVVELLDTGSSVLVSLEDGWDITTQVVSLVQLLSDPYYRTLEGFRLLVEKEWLSFGHRFSHRGAQTLAGQSGGFTPVFLQFLDCVHQIHLQFPMEFEFSQYYLKFLSYHSVSNRFRTFLLDSDYERLELGLLYEEKGESKGPQPFRSVWEYVDRLNKKIPAFFNYMYAPEDSEVLRPYSNLSNLKVWDYYTQETLSEGPSYDWELVQGRPEPVEDPGPPDAGAPTPSRRRIVWPCYDNRSRVEPDAISRLLEELQNLEMELGQIPGRWKDTWDKLKASQRTEAHEDAGGGKGASSALLMASGGLSHQRRSLGAYLQESGVGSSAINLSLDSDASSASAPSSGKPGGRRSNTSTLYSQFQPAESENRSYEGTLYKKGAFMKPWRPRWFVLDKTKHQLRYYDSRLDTECKGVIDLAEVESITPGTPTMGAPKMVDEKAFFDVKTTKRVYNFCAQDVLLAQQWIDRIQGCLSDA